In a genomic window of Halobiforma lacisalsi AJ5:
- a CDS encoding VOC family protein: MDLTVDHVPFAFGDLESITEEFVRLGLEPEYGGVHGNGVTHMSVLGFDDRSYVELIAEREGKKGEDHDFWPEHIRADAGPAAWCCRVPDVREECKRTLERGYAVHGPLSGSREREDGTLVEWEMAEFGSGADERVPFPFVIADRTPLSYRVEPAASVSGGPLEGIGQVVLGVDPNRLEDVFRAFRDCYGIPTPIRDSPAGFGTVASVPGQPVAFAAPDGDGWLADRLERFPGSPCSCLLATEDLEAVREVYPLGEPLEWPEGQVAFFDSDVLGRRLGVLERQS; the protein is encoded by the coding sequence ATGGACCTCACTGTCGACCACGTTCCCTTCGCGTTCGGGGATCTCGAGTCGATCACCGAGGAGTTCGTTCGACTCGGACTCGAGCCCGAGTACGGCGGCGTCCACGGCAACGGCGTCACCCACATGAGCGTGCTCGGGTTCGACGATCGCTCGTACGTGGAACTGATCGCCGAACGCGAGGGGAAGAAAGGCGAGGACCACGACTTCTGGCCCGAACACATCCGTGCCGACGCGGGGCCGGCCGCGTGGTGTTGCCGCGTTCCCGACGTCCGCGAGGAGTGTAAACGGACCCTAGAGCGTGGCTACGCGGTCCACGGCCCGCTGTCGGGCTCGCGCGAGCGCGAGGACGGAACGCTCGTCGAGTGGGAGATGGCCGAGTTCGGGTCGGGGGCCGACGAACGCGTGCCGTTCCCCTTCGTCATCGCCGACCGGACGCCGCTCTCCTATCGCGTCGAACCCGCCGCGAGCGTCTCCGGTGGACCCCTCGAGGGCATCGGCCAGGTCGTCCTCGGGGTCGACCCGAACCGACTCGAGGACGTGTTCCGAGCGTTCCGGGACTGCTACGGGATTCCGACGCCGATCCGCGACTCGCCGGCCGGGTTCGGTACCGTCGCGTCGGTCCCCGGTCAGCCGGTGGCGTTCGCGGCCCCTGACGGCGACGGCTGGCTCGCCGACCGCCTCGAGCGGTTCCCCGGCTCCCCGTGTAGCTGCCTGCTGGCGACCGAGGACCTCGAGGCCGTCCGGGAGGTCTACCCGCTGGGGGAGCCGCTCGAGTGGCCTGAGGGACAGGTCGCCTTCTTCGACTCGGACGTCCTCGGGCGGCGGCTGGGCGTCCTCGAGCGACAGTCCTGA
- a CDS encoding 50S ribosomal protein L21e: MPNSNGPRQGTRNKLSNDPRERGASPPQRAIQEYEEGEKVHLKIDPSVHKGRFHPRFDGLTGEVVGKQGDAFKVQINDGGKDKTLIVTAAHMRAQERAEDRV, translated from the coding sequence ATGCCGAACTCTAATGGCCCTCGTCAGGGAACCCGGAACAAACTCTCGAACGATCCCCGAGAACGCGGAGCATCGCCGCCACAGCGTGCGATTCAGGAGTACGAGGAGGGCGAGAAGGTCCACCTCAAGATCGACCCGAGCGTCCACAAGGGTCGCTTCCACCCGCGCTTCGACGGTCTCACCGGCGAAGTCGTCGGCAAGCAAGGCGACGCGTTCAAGGTGCAGATCAACGACGGCGGCAAGGACAAAACGCTGATCGTCACCGCCGCCCACATGCGCGCACAGGAACGCGCCGAGGACCGGGTCTGA
- a CDS encoding cystathionine gamma-synthase, translated as MSDEHDSSSDYRIETRSIHAGQDPDEETGALMTPIHANSTYQQDAPGEHRGYEYSRTGNPTRTDLEENLASLENAEYGRAFASGMASINTVLNLLEAGDHVVTGNDVYGGTHRIFTQVYEDYDVEFSFVDMTDLEAIEAAFQENTELLWLETPTNPLMSIVDIAGAAEIAHDHDALCAIDNTFATPYLQNPLDLGADIVSHSLTKYLGGHSDVVGGALLTNDEDLDEEFGFYQNSVGATPGPFESFLVLRGTKTLPVRMDRHCENARQIADWLQDRPEVDRVYYPGLESHPGHEIAREQMDDFGGMLSFELDASMEEASEVVSSTEVFTLAESLGGVESLIEQPAPMTHAAIPREERIEAGLTDGLIRVSVGIEHVDDLIADLERAFETGLE; from the coding sequence ATGAGCGACGAGCACGACAGCAGTTCCGACTATCGGATCGAGACCCGGTCGATCCACGCCGGACAGGACCCCGACGAGGAGACCGGCGCGCTGATGACGCCGATCCACGCCAACTCGACCTACCAGCAGGACGCTCCCGGCGAGCACCGCGGCTATGAGTACTCCCGGACCGGCAACCCCACGCGAACCGACCTCGAGGAGAACCTCGCCAGCCTCGAGAACGCCGAGTACGGACGCGCCTTCGCCTCGGGGATGGCCTCGATCAACACCGTCCTCAACCTGCTCGAGGCCGGCGACCACGTCGTCACCGGCAACGACGTCTACGGCGGCACCCACCGCATCTTCACACAGGTCTACGAGGACTACGACGTCGAGTTTAGCTTCGTCGATATGACGGATTTGGAGGCGATCGAGGCGGCGTTCCAGGAGAACACGGAACTGCTGTGGCTCGAGACCCCGACGAACCCGCTCATGTCGATCGTCGACATCGCGGGCGCGGCCGAGATCGCCCACGACCACGACGCCCTCTGTGCGATCGACAACACGTTCGCGACGCCGTACCTCCAGAACCCGCTCGACCTCGGAGCTGACATCGTCTCGCACTCGCTGACCAAGTACCTCGGCGGCCACTCGGACGTCGTCGGCGGCGCCTTGCTGACGAACGACGAGGACCTCGACGAGGAGTTCGGCTTCTACCAGAACTCCGTCGGCGCGACGCCCGGCCCGTTCGAGTCGTTCCTCGTCCTCCGCGGGACGAAGACGCTGCCGGTCCGCATGGACCGACACTGCGAGAACGCCCGGCAGATCGCGGACTGGCTCCAGGACCGGCCGGAGGTCGACCGCGTCTACTACCCCGGCCTCGAGTCCCATCCGGGCCACGAGATCGCACGCGAGCAGATGGATGACTTCGGCGGGATGCTGAGCTTCGAACTCGACGCGAGCATGGAGGAGGCGAGCGAGGTCGTCTCCTCGACGGAGGTGTTCACCCTCGCGGAGAGTCTGGGCGGCGTCGAGAGCCTGATCGAACAGCCCGCGCCGATGACCCACGCTGCGATCCCCCGCGAGGAGCGCATCGAGGCCGGCCTGACGGACGGCCTGATTCGCGTCTCGGTGGGGATCGAACACGTCGACGACCTGATCGCCGACCTCGAGCGAGCTTTCGAGACCGGACTCGAGTAA
- a CDS encoding 16S ribosomal RNA methyltransferase A — translation MRDPDALIARAGVRGDPDRDQHFLVDDRVLDRLPTYLEEIDAETNHLLEIGGGTGALTDRLLDLGDEVTVVERDPDLAAFLREEFADAIDNGRLTVIEGDALEVDLPDFTASVSNLPYGVSSEITFRLLPEGRPLVLMFQQEFAERMVADPGTSEYGRLSVSTQHYADVELVETVPKEAFSPPPAVESAVVRAVPRDPEYDVADEDFFLRFVKALFTQRRKTIRNGIRNTAHISGLADPDAVVDAADEDLLGKRADAMAPAEFAALAELALEVSGLEDD, via the coding sequence ATGAGAGACCCCGACGCGCTGATCGCCCGGGCCGGCGTCCGCGGCGACCCGGACCGCGACCAGCACTTCCTCGTCGACGATCGCGTCCTCGATCGACTCCCCACCTACCTCGAGGAGATCGATGCCGAGACGAACCACCTGCTCGAGATCGGCGGCGGAACGGGGGCGCTGACCGATCGCCTCCTCGATCTCGGCGACGAGGTGACCGTCGTCGAACGCGACCCCGACCTCGCGGCCTTCCTGCGCGAGGAGTTCGCAGATGCGATCGACAACGGTCGGCTGACGGTGATCGAGGGCGACGCTCTCGAGGTCGACCTCCCCGACTTTACGGCGTCGGTGTCGAACCTCCCGTACGGCGTCTCGAGCGAGATTACGTTCCGCCTGCTCCCGGAGGGGCGGCCGCTGGTGTTGATGTTCCAGCAGGAGTTCGCCGAACGGATGGTCGCCGATCCCGGCACGTCCGAGTACGGTCGGCTGTCGGTCTCGACGCAACACTACGCCGACGTCGAACTCGTCGAGACGGTCCCGAAGGAGGCGTTCTCGCCGCCGCCGGCCGTCGAGAGCGCGGTGGTCCGTGCGGTGCCGCGCGATCCCGAGTACGACGTCGCCGACGAGGACTTTTTCCTGCGGTTCGTGAAGGCCCTGTTCACCCAGCGACGGAAGACGATCCGCAACGGGATCCGGAACACGGCCCACATCTCCGGGCTGGCGGATCCGGACGCAGTCGTCGATGCCGCCGACGAGGACCTCCTGGGAAAGCGGGCCGACGCGATGGCACCCGCGGAGTTCGCCGCACTCGCCGAACTGGCACTCGAGGTCAGTGGGCTCGAGGACGACTAA
- a CDS encoding mechanosensitive ion channel family protein — translation MSALLTGLDWLSRAVEPTELRLAVTVAAVGLLLVSLFGYRRVQRWITERSRPLYGDIVAFTLLTGACLLSLAIVVGVWGQTSELQSIYAERGLGGEVIARAIVSFILLVATYIFVRFLKRVLDEVLGSATAVTDHQREITHRMTQVLVWSVSLVVVLGVWIDDLGGLLVGAGFLGIVVGMAARQTLGTVLAGFVLMFARPFEIGDWIVVEDEEGLVTDISIVNTRIKSFDGEYIMIPNDVIASSTVTNRSRRGRLRVEIDVGVDYDADVERAADLVEGVLSDLDRALDAPAPQVVSKEFGDSSVVLGARFWIDKPSSRRRWQARTAAINAIKREFDEEGVDIPYPQRELSSRERTDVRLETPRGTVDGDDSNSESEDGNGESREYRMSQPEDH, via the coding sequence ATGTCGGCGCTACTGACCGGACTCGACTGGCTGTCGCGGGCCGTGGAGCCGACAGAACTACGTCTCGCGGTGACCGTCGCGGCCGTCGGGCTCTTGCTCGTCTCATTGTTCGGCTATCGGCGAGTGCAACGCTGGATTACCGAACGGTCCAGGCCGCTGTACGGCGATATCGTCGCCTTCACGTTGCTCACCGGCGCGTGCCTGCTCAGTCTGGCAATCGTCGTCGGCGTGTGGGGCCAGACGAGCGAACTCCAGTCGATCTACGCCGAGCGGGGGCTGGGCGGCGAGGTCATCGCCCGAGCGATCGTTTCCTTCATTCTGCTCGTTGCGACGTACATCTTCGTTCGCTTTCTCAAACGGGTCCTCGACGAGGTGCTTGGCTCGGCGACGGCCGTCACCGACCACCAGCGCGAGATCACCCACCGGATGACGCAGGTCCTCGTCTGGTCGGTGTCACTGGTCGTCGTCCTCGGCGTCTGGATCGACGACCTCGGCGGCCTGCTGGTCGGGGCCGGCTTCCTGGGGATCGTCGTCGGTATGGCCGCACGACAGACGCTGGGGACCGTCCTCGCCGGCTTCGTGTTGATGTTCGCCCGGCCGTTCGAGATCGGCGACTGGATCGTCGTCGAGGACGAGGAGGGGCTCGTCACCGACATCTCGATCGTGAACACGCGGATCAAGTCGTTCGACGGCGAGTACATCATGATCCCCAACGACGTCATCGCCTCGAGCACGGTGACGAACCGATCGCGGCGGGGCCGGCTCCGGGTCGAGATCGACGTCGGCGTCGATTACGACGCGGACGTCGAGCGTGCCGCCGACCTCGTGGAGGGCGTCCTCTCTGACCTCGACCGGGCGCTCGACGCGCCCGCACCGCAGGTCGTCTCCAAGGAGTTCGGCGACTCCTCGGTCGTGCTGGGCGCGCGGTTCTGGATCGACAAGCCGAGTTCCCGCCGGCGCTGGCAGGCCCGGACGGCCGCTATCAACGCCATCAAACGGGAGTTCGACGAGGAGGGGGTCGACATCCCCTATCCGCAGCGTGAACTCTCGAGTCGGGAACGGACGGACGTCCGACTCGAGACGCCGAGAGGGACCGTCGACGGCGACGACTCGAACTCCGAATCCGAAGACGGAAACGGCGAGAGCCGCGAGTACCGCATGAGCCAACCTGAGGATCACTAG
- a CDS encoding HemK2/MTQ2 family protein methyltransferase: protein MGLRDRRDVETEVYQPAEDSQLLAEAARERLEASDRVLEVGTGSGYVADRVAVETDARVLAADLNPHAVRQARERGLETVRADLVSPFADGAFDAVLFNPPYLPTDPDNEWDDWMERALSGGEDGRAVIDPFLERVGRVLAPDGAVYLLVSSLTGVDDVVERAGEEGFSAVAVADESFPFETLTVLELVR from the coding sequence ATGGGACTGCGCGACCGACGGGACGTGGAAACGGAGGTCTATCAGCCCGCCGAGGACTCGCAACTGCTGGCCGAGGCGGCCCGTGAGCGACTCGAGGCGAGCGATCGCGTCCTCGAGGTCGGCACCGGCTCCGGCTACGTCGCCGACCGGGTCGCCGTGGAGACCGACGCGCGGGTGCTCGCTGCCGACCTGAACCCCCACGCGGTCCGGCAGGCCCGCGAGCGAGGCCTCGAGACCGTCCGGGCGGACCTCGTCTCGCCGTTCGCCGACGGCGCGTTCGACGCCGTCCTCTTCAACCCGCCGTACCTGCCGACCGACCCGGACAACGAGTGGGACGACTGGATGGAACGGGCCCTCTCGGGCGGCGAGGACGGCCGAGCCGTGATCGACCCGTTCCTCGAGCGCGTCGGCCGCGTGCTCGCGCCAGACGGCGCCGTCTATCTGCTGGTCAGCAGCCTGACGGGGGTCGACGACGTCGTCGAACGTGCAGGTGAGGAAGGGTTCAGCGCCGTCGCGGTCGCCGATGAGTCGTTCCCCTTCGAGACGCTGACCGTGCTCGAACTGGTTCGATAA
- a CDS encoding DUF655 domain-containing protein: MSEADSDGTDADDDVRRAVVLDYLAHGLSDDGRPQYEKSPAGYALGVEDFQLYQVAFDEDERLTIGTKVVVEPPAERDVVTECNEVEYDDLSSGAQSELEYVVQDLVEENEDRFVDFYNEAQPITLRLHQLNLLPGIGKKLRNSILDERKRKPFESFEDLSERVSGLHDPDEVLVERILQELRDDDLKYQTFVGRQQDQ; this comes from the coding sequence ATGAGCGAAGCCGACAGCGATGGGACGGACGCGGACGATGACGTTCGGCGCGCAGTCGTGTTGGATTACCTCGCCCACGGCCTGTCGGACGACGGACGACCGCAGTACGAGAAGTCCCCCGCGGGGTACGCCCTCGGCGTCGAGGACTTCCAGCTGTACCAGGTCGCGTTCGACGAGGACGAACGGCTCACGATCGGTACGAAGGTCGTCGTCGAGCCGCCCGCCGAGCGCGACGTGGTCACCGAGTGCAACGAGGTCGAGTACGACGATCTCTCCTCGGGTGCCCAGTCCGAACTCGAGTACGTCGTCCAGGACTTGGTCGAGGAGAACGAGGATCGGTTCGTCGACTTCTACAACGAGGCCCAGCCGATCACGCTGCGGCTCCACCAGCTGAATCTGCTTCCGGGGATCGGCAAGAAACTGCGAAACAGCATCCTCGACGAGCGAAAGCGCAAGCCCTTCGAGAGCTTCGAGGACCTCTCCGAGCGGGTCTCGGGGCTGCATGACCCCGACGAGGTGCTCGTCGAACGTATCCTCCAGGAACTGCGGGACGACGACCTGAAGTACCAGACGTTCGTCGGCCGACAGCAGGACCAGTAA
- a CDS encoding MBL fold metallo-hydrolase yields the protein MSRQEDDVGLHALPIAVDHGGRELTVTPALVETERGLVLIDAGPEGSLESLRTHVRSLGHELADVWLVVVTHHDADHAGGLAALLEHTDAVVATHREEAPFLTGERDPLGSDGDGDGDRYPPVEVDLELAGGVRIPTLAGPMEVVETPGHAPGHVSLYFPESGVLLAGDALVADGTETLEGPKPEFTPDMDRAIESVGDLAGLEIDGVVCYHGGYAEAGTERLEELHRELREK from the coding sequence ATGTCACGACAGGAGGACGACGTCGGATTGCACGCGCTCCCGATCGCGGTCGACCACGGCGGCCGCGAGCTAACCGTTACGCCCGCGCTGGTCGAAACCGAGCGCGGCCTCGTCCTGATAGACGCCGGCCCCGAGGGGAGCCTCGAGTCGCTTCGAACGCACGTCCGGAGCCTCGGCCACGAACTCGCGGACGTCTGGCTGGTCGTCGTCACCCACCACGATGCCGACCACGCGGGCGGGCTCGCGGCCCTGCTCGAGCACACCGACGCAGTCGTTGCGACCCACCGCGAGGAAGCGCCGTTCCTGACCGGCGAACGTGATCCCCTCGGGAGCGACGGCGACGGCGACGGCGACCGCTACCCCCCGGTCGAGGTCGACCTGGAACTCGCCGGCGGCGTCCGGATCCCGACGCTCGCCGGCCCGATGGAAGTCGTCGAGACGCCCGGCCACGCACCCGGGCACGTGTCGCTGTACTTCCCCGAGAGCGGGGTGTTGCTCGCCGGCGACGCGCTCGTCGCGGACGGAACGGAGACGCTCGAGGGCCCCAAACCGGAGTTCACGCCGGACATGGATCGCGCGATCGAATCGGTCGGCGACCTCGCGGGCCTCGAGATCGACGGCGTGGTCTGTTACCACGGCGGCTACGCCGAGGCGGGAACCGAGCGACTCGAGGAGCTACACCGAGAACTACGCGAGAAGTGA
- a CDS encoding RNA polymerase Rpb4 family protein produces the protein MTIFKEIVDEEFLTVSETKELLADIEAERALDEDRELPYELARAIEHVNRFAHLEPEEAQQLVDDIQDLEKVDEATAYKIANLLPRNRDELRSVYAQQRYSLSGDELDEILNVVAQYA, from the coding sequence ATGACGATCTTCAAAGAGATCGTCGACGAGGAGTTCCTGACGGTCTCGGAAACGAAGGAACTGCTCGCCGACATCGAAGCCGAACGCGCGTTAGACGAGGACCGCGAGCTCCCCTACGAACTCGCGCGAGCGATCGAACACGTCAACCGCTTCGCCCACCTCGAGCCCGAGGAGGCCCAGCAGCTGGTCGACGACATCCAGGACCTGGAGAAGGTCGACGAAGCGACCGCGTACAAGATCGCCAACCTCCTGCCGCGCAACCGGGACGAACTCCGCTCCGTGTACGCACAGCAACGCTACTCGCTGTCGGGGGACGAACTCGACGAGATTCTCAACGTCGTCGCGCAGTACGCCTGA
- a CDS encoding BMP family lipoprotein, whose protein sequence is MPRDHKGKRTGGESEGIGRRTVLASGAATITATTIAGCMGDDGESAGTNVAIISSPAGFDDNAFNDNAVEGLEEASNDFDLEYTTIEETEEAQYESTQADAAESGYDLIICVGDNHTDPLATNVEQYPDQNWMLINNMIDGADNVSGWIEMNNEMSFLAGVVAGVMTDEEFAHEDSETNPDESIVGFVGGEDIPLIRAFEQSYVEGVEWVNDDAEVLTGYGGSFSDTGAANDVAESQIDDGADIVWHAASAAGAGAFSAAQDNGRFALGVDVDQSVTEEQYQDVILGSAVKALNEATYQVSEAVVEDDFESVVGEQNLSIEDGSIDFVVGQAFEGELPDSVEQTLADAKEAFENDEIELTCGPTSC, encoded by the coding sequence ATGCCACGCGATCACAAAGGCAAGCGAACGGGTGGGGAGTCCGAAGGTATCGGTCGACGGACGGTGCTCGCTTCGGGTGCAGCGACGATCACCGCGACGACCATCGCTGGCTGTATGGGTGACGACGGTGAGAGTGCCGGGACGAACGTTGCGATCATCTCGAGTCCGGCCGGCTTCGACGACAACGCGTTCAACGACAACGCGGTCGAGGGACTCGAGGAAGCGTCGAACGACTTCGACCTCGAGTACACTACCATCGAGGAGACCGAAGAGGCCCAGTACGAGTCGACTCAGGCCGACGCCGCCGAGAGCGGTTACGACCTCATCATCTGCGTCGGGGACAACCACACCGATCCGCTCGCGACGAACGTCGAGCAGTATCCGGACCAGAACTGGATGCTCATCAACAACATGATCGACGGTGCCGACAACGTCTCCGGCTGGATCGAGATGAACAACGAGATGTCGTTCCTCGCGGGCGTCGTCGCTGGCGTCATGACCGACGAGGAGTTCGCCCACGAAGATAGCGAGACGAACCCCGACGAGTCCATCGTCGGCTTCGTCGGCGGCGAGGACATCCCGCTGATCCGGGCCTTCGAGCAGTCCTACGTCGAGGGCGTCGAGTGGGTCAACGACGACGCCGAGGTGCTGACCGGCTACGGCGGGAGTTTCTCCGACACGGGTGCGGCGAACGACGTCGCCGAGTCACAGATCGACGACGGCGCGGATATCGTCTGGCACGCCGCGTCGGCGGCCGGTGCGGGCGCGTTCTCGGCGGCGCAGGACAACGGTCGCTTCGCGCTCGGGGTCGACGTCGACCAGTCCGTCACGGAAGAGCAGTACCAGGACGTCATTCTCGGCTCCGCCGTCAAGGCACTCAACGAAGCGACCTACCAGGTCTCCGAGGCGGTCGTCGAAGACGACTTCGAGAGCGTCGTCGGGGAACAGAACCTGAGCATCGAGGACGGCAGCATCGACTTCGTCGTCGGACAGGCGTTCGAAGGCGAACTGCCCGACTCGGTAGAACAGAC
- a CDS encoding methionine synthase: MTTKDQFRPEDHPNDNFLLTTVVGSYPKPKWLNRAKELYQDPDHEFDAEDWQEAKDDAARLITDEHERAGLDVVVDGEMRRNEMVEFFAHRIEGYEFNGPVKVWGHNYFDKPSVVREVEYDENWLVDEYEFTAAASDRPVKVPITGPYTLANWSFNEAYEDDEELAYDLADLVNEEIEKLVDAGARYIQIDEPALATTPDDHAIVGECLERIVDGISASDASGGSSDESDGVPEEVRIGLHVCYGDYSRIYPEILEFPVDEFDLELANGDYEQLDVFKDPEFTKDLALGVCDAHVAEVESVEQIEENIKKGLEVVPPEQLVVSPDCGVKLLPREVAYGKMANMVEAARNVEEDLDAGEIDVERGAPTPADD; encoded by the coding sequence ATGACTACCAAGGATCAGTTCCGACCCGAGGACCACCCGAACGACAACTTCCTGCTGACGACCGTCGTCGGCTCCTACCCGAAGCCCAAGTGGCTCAACCGCGCGAAGGAACTCTACCAGGACCCCGACCACGAGTTCGACGCCGAGGACTGGCAGGAGGCCAAAGACGACGCCGCACGGCTCATCACCGACGAGCACGAACGCGCCGGCCTGGACGTCGTCGTCGACGGTGAGATGCGCAGAAACGAGATGGTCGAGTTCTTCGCCCACCGGATCGAGGGCTACGAGTTCAACGGGCCCGTGAAGGTCTGGGGCCACAACTACTTCGACAAGCCCTCCGTCGTGCGCGAGGTCGAGTACGACGAGAACTGGCTGGTCGACGAGTACGAGTTCACTGCGGCGGCAAGCGACCGCCCGGTCAAGGTTCCCATCACCGGACCGTACACCCTCGCGAACTGGTCCTTTAACGAGGCCTACGAGGACGACGAGGAACTCGCCTACGACCTCGCGGACCTCGTCAACGAGGAGATCGAGAAACTCGTCGACGCCGGCGCGCGGTACATCCAGATCGACGAGCCCGCACTCGCCACGACCCCCGACGACCACGCCATCGTCGGCGAGTGTCTCGAGCGCATCGTCGACGGTATCTCCGCGAGCGACGCGAGCGGAGGCTCGTCGGACGAGTCCGACGGTGTTCCCGAAGAAGTGCGGATCGGCCTTCACGTCTGTTACGGCGACTACTCCCGTATCTACCCCGAGATCCTCGAGTTCCCCGTCGACGAGTTCGACCTCGAGCTCGCCAACGGCGACTACGAGCAGCTGGACGTCTTCAAGGACCCCGAGTTCACGAAGGACCTGGCGCTCGGCGTCTGTGACGCCCACGTCGCGGAAGTGGAGTCCGTCGAACAGATCGAGGAGAACATCAAGAAGGGACTCGAGGTCGTCCCGCCGGAACAGCTCGTGGTCTCGCCGGACTGCGGTGTGAAGCTCCTCCCGCGAGAGGTGGCCTACGGCAAGATGGCGAACATGGTCGAAGCGGCCCGCAACGTCGAGGAGGACCTCGACGCGGGCGAGATCGACGTCGAACGCGGTGCGCCGACGCCGGCCGACGACTGA
- the asnB gene encoding asparagine synthase (glutamine-hydrolyzing), with the protein MCGIVGAYGEADERMLSEMLDWIENRGPDEEGSYVDRDAGLMMGARRLSIVDLTGGSQPKVNEDGSVRVVFNGEIYNHVELRESLKRQGHRFESRSDTEVLVHLWEEYGDGMVDHLEGMFAFSLWDETEETVFLARDRLGIKPLYYGRTDYGYVWGSELPALLIGGVDRTIDPAAVYNHFSLEYTPGSQTLLRDVNKVKPGHTIRIDPDGVREREYWSLLDVDTGSATMSFESAADRLTGLLERSVEQRLMADVPVGAFLSGGLDSSAIVGIASELTDRPLKTYSLSFSNDRFDESDEARLVADHFGTDHHEVHVDLSSMDLFDEMITYLGEPTGHLQMLPIFALSRRASEDVKVALAGEGADELFAGYPRYQQVGNYKRKVDPLPGIAHDVAGTVAPVSPIGTKYFRYLSWLKNNTEMVLHQTCGFMPFRPEPEDFLETGETAETSGLRRRVTRVTDHVDDPAPEQHMTAFETHYTLPDYHLYKADHTSMAHSLELRVPFLSTDIVEFAHSLPIQHKMTDQDVKRVLKRAVSDLLPDEIVEREKQGMRPPVEDWFRDEHEAIESWFTEEKLRKTPYVDAEEAMALRIAHRRGDRSVGRTLWMILMYVSWYHVFIDERTSIVSSPVELTVR; encoded by the coding sequence ATGTGCGGTATCGTCGGTGCGTACGGCGAAGCGGACGAGCGAATGCTCTCCGAGATGCTGGACTGGATCGAGAACAGGGGGCCGGACGAGGAGGGGTCGTACGTCGACCGGGACGCCGGACTCATGATGGGTGCACGTCGGCTTTCGATCGTCGATCTCACCGGCGGTTCGCAGCCGAAAGTCAACGAGGACGGGTCGGTCCGTGTCGTCTTCAACGGGGAGATCTACAACCACGTTGAACTGCGCGAATCGCTGAAACGGCAGGGACACCGCTTCGAAAGCCGGTCCGACACCGAGGTTCTGGTCCACCTCTGGGAGGAGTACGGCGACGGGATGGTCGACCACCTGGAAGGGATGTTCGCGTTCTCCCTCTGGGACGAAACGGAGGAGACGGTCTTCCTCGCCCGCGATCGGCTCGGCATCAAGCCGCTGTACTACGGACGAACCGACTACGGGTACGTCTGGGGGAGTGAACTTCCGGCACTGCTGATCGGCGGCGTGGATCGGACCATCGATCCGGCAGCCGTGTACAATCACTTCTCGCTCGAGTACACGCCGGGGTCGCAGACTCTCCTCCGGGACGTCAACAAGGTCAAGCCGGGCCATACGATCCGGATCGACCCCGACGGAGTGCGAGAGCGGGAGTACTGGAGCCTCCTCGACGTCGACACCGGCAGCGCAACGATGAGCTTCGAGAGCGCGGCCGACCGGCTGACGGGCCTGTTAGAGCGGTCGGTCGAGCAGCGGCTCATGGCGGACGTTCCGGTCGGCGCGTTCCTTTCGGGGGGTCTCGACTCTTCCGCGATCGTCGGGATCGCGTCGGAGCTGACGGACCGACCGCTCAAGACGTACTCCCTGTCGTTCAGTAACGACCGGTTCGACGAGAGCGACGAGGCCCGACTGGTCGCCGACCACTTCGGAACCGATCACCACGAAGTCCACGTCGACCTCTCGTCGATGGACCTGTTCGACGAGATGATAACGTATCTGGGGGAACCGACCGGCCACCTGCAGATGCTCCCCATCTTCGCACTCTCCCGTCGCGCCAGCGAGGACGTGAAAGTCGCCCTCGCGGGGGAGGGCGCCGACGAGTTGTTCGCGGGGTATCCGCGGTACCAGCAGGTCGGGAACTACAAACGGAAAGTCGACCCCCTTCCCGGGATCGCACACGACGTCGCCGGAACCGTCGCCCCCGTTTCGCCGATCGGAACGAAATACTTCAGGTACCTCTCGTGGCTGAAAAACAACACCGAGATGGTCTTACACCAGACGTGTGGGTTCATGCCGTTCAGACCCGAACCCGAGGACTTCCTCGAGACCGGCGAGACGGCCGAGACGTCGGGCCTCCGTCGGCGCGTCACGAGGGTGACCGACCACGTCGACGATCCGGCCCCCGAGCAACACATGACTGCCTTCGAGACACACTATACGCTCCCGGACTATCACCTCTACAAGGCCGACCACACGAGCATGGCCCACTCGCTGGAGCTTCGGGTCCCCTTCCTGTCGACGGATATCGTGGAGTTCGCCCACTCGTTGCCGATCCAGCACAAAATGACGGATCAGGACGTGAAGCGGGTGCTCAAACGAGCGGTCAGTGACCTGCTCCCGGACGAGATCGTCGAGCGGGAGAAGCAAGGAATGCGACCGCCCGTCGAAGACTGGTTCCGCGACGAACACGAGGCTATCGAGTCGTGGTTTACGGAAGAAAAGCTCCGGAAAACGCCGTACGTCGACGCTGAAGAGGCCATGGCGTTGCGAATCGCTCACCGCCGCGGTGACAGATCCGTCGGTCGAACCCTCTGGATGATACTCATGTACGTCTCCTGGTATCACGTTTTTATCGACGAACGGACGTCGATCGTAAGTTCGCCCGTGGAACTGACCGTCCGATAG